A stretch of Camelina sativa cultivar DH55 chromosome 18, Cs, whole genome shotgun sequence DNA encodes these proteins:
- the LOC104761198 gene encoding protein HOTHEAD-like, with protein sequence MKDATLAPKLARFDYIIIGGGTAGCALAATLSQNANVLVLERGGSPYDNPTASDIGNFANTLLSNTPNSWSQLFVSEDGVYNTRPRVLGGGSVINAGFYSRAGDDYVEEAEWEMDDVKAAYEWVEKKLVFKPQVMGWQSALKDGLLEAGEFPDNGFTYDHIYGTKIGGTIFDRAGHRHTAADLLEYANPDTTVVYLQASVHKILFTTNGSQKAKAYQVIFEDANGVFHKVELANNAMNEVILSAGAMGSPQLLMLSGVGPEAHLAARGVKPLVLDHPMVGQGMADNPLNPLLIPSPQSLEVSLVQAVGITKFDSYIEGASGLSLSFDLTRRFFDGVLNLFNETSHTTSRKVLTKSIVNFLKPLDLGLNVMINGGIIIQKVDGPASRGHMELRNSNPHDNPSVTFNYYQEPEDLNKCVEGVETIIKVIISKAFSKYKYPGVTVRELLGLMLGLPTNLRPRHLSSVFDLKQFCIDTVMTIWHYHGGCQVGRVVDKNYNVIGIDALRVIDGSTFLKSPGTNPQATVMMLGRYMGQKILRERAAFHEK encoded by the exons ATGAAAGATGCTACGTTGGCACCAAAGCTAGCTCGTTTCGACTACATAATCATCGGAGGAGGAACCGCAGGTTGTGCATTAGCCGCAACGCTCTCTCAAAACGCTAATGTTTTGGTTCTTGAACGTGGTGGCTCGCCCTATGACAATCCCACGGCCAGTGATATTGGCAACTTCGCCAACACACTCTTAAGCAACACACCGAATTCGTGGTCGCAGCTCTTCGTCTCCGAGGACGGCGTTTACAATACACGGCCACGTGTCCTCGGTGGAGGCTCGGTGATAAACGCAGGATTTTACTCGCGTGCCGGGGATGATTACGTGGAGGAAGCTGAGTGGGAGATGGATGATGTGAAAGCTGCTTACGAGTGGGTCGAGAAGAAACTTGTGTTCAAGCCACAAGTGATGGGATGGCAATCGGCACTCAAAGATGGGCTTTTGGAGGCTGGTGAATTTCCGGACAACGGTTTCACGTACGATCATATCTATGGGACAAAGATCGGTGGTACGATCTTTGATCGTGCTGGTCATAGACACACGGCGGCGGATTTGTTAGAATATGCTAATCCGGACACGACTGTTGTTTACTTGCAAGCTTCTGTTCACAAGATCCTCTTCACCACCAATG GTAGCCAAAAAGCAAAAGCGTACCAAGTGATATTTGAGGACGCAAATGGAGTGTTCCACAAGGTAGAGCTAGCAAATAACGCAATGAACGAAGTGATCTTGTCAGCTGGAGCCATGGGTAGTCCGCAACTGTTGATGCTGAGTGGCGTGGGTCCTGAAGCCCATCTTGCTGCTCGTGGCGTGAAACCACTCGTTCTAGACCACCCCATGGTTGGGCAGGGAATGGCTGATAATCCCCTTAACCCCTTACTCATCCCTTCTCCTCAATCTTTAGAAGTATCCCTTGTACAAGCTGTTGGGATCACAAAGTTTGATAGTTACATCGAAGGTGCAAGTGGTTTGAGtctctcttttgatttgacCCGTAGGTTTTTCGATGGtgttttaaatctttttaacgag ACAAGCCATACTACGTCTAGGAAAGTCCTGACCAAGTCTATCgtaaactttttaaaacccttGGATCTTGGATTGAACGTGATGATCAATGGGGGTATAATAATCCAAAAGGTAGATGGACCAGCCTCGAGAGGACACATGGAGCTCCGGAACAGTAACCCTCACGATAACCCTTCAGTGACATTCAACTACTATCAAGAACCAGAGGATTTGAACAAGTGTGTTGAAGGGGTTGAGACCATTATTAAAGTGATAATTTCCAAGGCTTTCTCGAAGTACAAGTACCCTGGTGTGACCGTGCGTGAGTTGTTAGGTCTCATGTTGGGCCTTCCCACCAATCTGAGGCCGAGGCACTTGAGCTCAGTTTTCGACTTGAAGCAGTTTTGCATCGACACTGTGATGACTATATGGCATTACCATGGAGGTTGCCAAGTTGGAAGAGTGGTTGACAAGAATTACAATGTCATAGGCATTGATGCCTTAAGGGTCATTGATGGATCCACATTTCTTAAGTCTCCGGGGACTAATCCCCAAGCCACGGTCATGATGCTCGGAAG GTACATGGGGCAGAAAATTCTTAGGGAAAGGGCCGCTTTCCACGAAAAATAG
- the LOC104761201 gene encoding DNA-directed RNA polymerases II, IV and V subunit 6A, with protein MADEDYNEVDDLGYEDEPVEPEIEEGVEEDADMKEEDINGEPIETEDKVETEAVQRPRKTSKFMTKYERARILGTRALQISMNAPVMVELEGETDPLEIAMKELRQRKIPFTIRRYLPDGSFEEWGVDELIVEDSWKRQVGGD; from the exons ATGGCTGACGAAGATTACAACGAAGTCGATGACTTGGG ATATGAGGATGAGCCAGTGGAGCCAGAGATTGAA GAAGGAGTAGAGGAAGATGCTGATATGAAAGAGGAGGATATCAATGGTGAGCCAATTGAAACAGAAGATAAGGTTGAAACGGAAGCTGTACAACGTCCACGGAAAACGTCCAAGTTTATGACCAAGTATGAGCGTGCACGTATCCTCGGTACTCGTGCTTTGCAGATTAG CATGAATGCTCCTGTCATGGTCGAACTAGAGGGTGAGACTGATCCACTTGAG ATTGCAATGAAGGAGCTTAGGCAAAGGAAGATTCCATTCACTATCAGACGCTATCTACCTGATGGGAG TTTCGAGGAATGGGGAGTTGATGAACTGATCGTTGAAGACTCGTGGAAGCGTCAAGTCGGTGGTGATTGA
- the LOC104761200 gene encoding protein HOTHEAD-like encodes MGLQILWLGRIVLVVTFISHALCFPDQAGYYSFMKDAILAPMFARFDYIIIGGGTSGCALAATLSQNASVLVLERGGAPYDNPTATDIGNFANTLSNTSPKSWSQLFVSEDGVYNTRARVLGGGSVLNAGFYTRAGDEYVKEAEWKSDEVEAAYEWVEKKIAFQPPMMGWQTALKDGLLEAGEFPYNGFTYDHINGTKVGGTIFDRAGHRHTAADLLEYAKPETIVVYLHASVHKILFTTKGRPRPKAYGVIFQDANGVLHKVELEKNAMNEVILSAGAIGSPQLLMLSGIGPTAHLAAHGIKPVVLDHPMVGQGMGDNPMNAIFIPSPTPVEVSLIQVVGITKFDSYIEGASGVIFTYSWTRKFFDGVLNYLNEMQASRTASTTSPTLSTQSITDFFKSMDPLLNATTRAGLILQKIAGPVSRGHLELRNTNPDDNPSVRFNYYQDPEDLKKCVEGINIIIKVINSKAFSKFKYPDATIKGLLDLILSVPTNLRPRHLTSAFNLKQFCIDTVMTIWHYHGGCQVGRVVDKNYRVLGLDSLRVIDGSTFLKSPGTNPQATVMMLGRYMGQRILQERATYRKKDDES; translated from the exons ATGGGTTTACAAATATTATGGTTAGGTCGCATTGTTCTCGTCGTAACATTCATCTCCCATGCCTTGTGTTTTCCAGATCaag CTGGCTATTACAGTTTTATGAAAGATGCAATACTTGCACCAATGTTCGCTCGGTTCGACTACATAATCATCGGAGGAGGAACCTCCGGTTGCGCATTAGCCGCAACGCTATCTCAAAACGCTAGCGTTTTGGTTCTCGAACGAGGCGGCGCTCCTTACGATAATCCGACGGCCACAGATATCGGAAACTTCGCCAACACACTCTCAAACACATCTCCCAAATCGTGGTCGCAGCTTTTTGTATCCGAGGACGGAGTTTACAACACACGTGCCCGCGTCCTCGGTGGAGGCTCGGTGTTAAACGCCGGGTTCTACACACGTGCGGGAGATGAGTACGTGAAGGAGGCTGAGTGGAAGAGCGATGAAGTTGAAGCTGCTTACGAGTGGGTCGAGAAAAAAATAGCGTTTCAACCGCCCATGATGGGATGGCAAACGGCGTTAAAAGATGGGCTTTTAGAGGCTGGTGAGTTTCCGTATAATGGTTTCACGTACGATCATATCAACGGGACTAAGGTCGGTGGTACGATCTTTGACCGTGCTGGTCATAGACACACTGCGGCTGATTTGTTGGAATATGCTAAGCCGGAGACCATTGTTGTCTACTTGCACGCTTCTGTTCACAAGATTCTCTTCACCACCAAAG GAAGGCCAAGGCCAAAAGCATACGGAGTTATATTTCAAGACGCCAACGGAGTGTTACACAAGGTAGAGTTAGAGAAGAACGCAATGAACGAGGTGATATTGTCGGCGGGTGCTATCGGGAGCCCGCAGTTGTTGATGCTGAGCGGTATAGGTCCCACGGCTCATCTCGCGGCTCACGGGATTAAACCGGTGGTCTTAGATCATCCGATGGTAGGGCAAGGGATGGGAGATAATCCGATGAATGCAATCTTTATTCCTTCTCCTACTCCCGTCGAGGTTTCTCTAATACAAGTCGTTGGAATCACAAAGTTTGATAGTTACATTGAAGGAGCAAGTGGCGTCATCTTCACTTATAGTTGGACCCGTAAATTTTTCGATGGTGTTTTGAATTATCTCAACGAG ATGCAGGCAAGTCGTACTGCTAGTACCACATCTCCAACATTGTCAACCCAATCCATTACAGATTTTTTCAAATCCATGGATCCTCTATTGAATGCGACCACGAGAGCCGGTTTGATCCTCCAGAAAATCGCGGGACCGGTCTCAAGAGGTCATTTGGAGCTTAGGAACACAAATCCAGATGATAATCCTTCAGTGAGGTTTAACTACTATCAAGATCCAGAGGATCTAAAGAAGTGTGTTGAAGGGATCAACATCATTATTAAAGTGATTAATTCCAAGGCATTCTCCAAATTCAAGTACCCGGACGCGACCATAAAAGGCCTGCTCGATTTAATACTTAGCGTTCCCACCAATCTAAGGCCGAGGCACTTAACCTCAGCATTCAATTTGAAGCAGTTTTGCATTGACACTGTGATGACTATTTGGCATTACCATGGAGGTTGCCAAGTTGGAAGAGTGGTCGACAAGAATTACAGGGTCTTAGGGCTCGATTCATTAAGGGTCATTGATGGATCCACATTTCTAAAGTCTCCTGGGACTAATCCTCAAGCTACGGTTATGATGCTTGGAAG GTATATGGGCCAAAGGATTCTTCAAGAGAGGGCAACTTACCGCAAAAAGGATGATGAATCATAA
- the LOC104763386 gene encoding uncharacterized protein LOC104763386 has protein sequence MRLSDSEEEEEDECEVVKAAKVYRDLLKAVVKHIGKEDHKSHFIDFVKQEFRNNAANSEKMNLARNYAYLLNSIHSHKELLFSYNIAVDRTEEMKRVLNKSAASVGLRLPEVYES, from the exons ATGAGATTATCTGATA gtgaagaagaagaagaagatgagtgtgAAGTAGTTAAAGCTGCTAAAGTATACCGTGACCTACTCAAAGCAGTGGTGAAACATATTGGTAAAGAAGACCACAAGTCTCATTTCATAGACTTTGTTAAGCAAGAGTTTAGGAACAATGCTGCAAACTCGGAGAAGATGAACCTCGCCCGCAACTACGCTTATCTTCTCAATAGCATTCATTCTCACAAG GAATTGCTGTTCTCATACAACATTGCGGTTGATAGAACTGAAGAAATGAAACGTGTGCTTAATAAATCTGCAGCGAGTGTAGGTCTTCGTCTTCCCGAGGTTTACGAGTCTTGA
- the LOC104761203 gene encoding sorbitol dehydrogenase, with translation MGKGGMSHGEGSKVGEENMAAWLVGINTLKIQPFPLPSVGPHDVRVRMKAVGICGSDVHYLKTMRCADFVVKEPMVMGHECAGIIEEVGEEVKHLVVGDRVALEPGISCWRCNLCREGRYNLCPEMKFFATPPVHGSLANQVVHPAELCFKLPENVSLEEGAMCEPLSVGVHACRRAEVGPETNVLVMGAGPIGLVTMLAARAFGVPRIVIVDVDENRLSVAKQLGADGIVQVTTSLEDVGSEVEQIQKAMGSNIDVTFDCAGFNKTMSTALAATRCGGKVCLVGMGHGIMTVPLTPAAAREVDVVGVFRYKNTWPLCLEFLTSGKIDVKPLITHRFGFSQKEVEDAFETSARGSNAIKVMFNL, from the exons ATGGGGAAAGGAGGGATGTCTCACGGAGAAGGCTCAAAGGTTGGAGAAGAGAACATGGCTGCTTGGTTGGTTGGTATCAATACCCTTAAGATCCAAccttttcctcttccttctgTTG GTCCTCATGATGTGAGAGTTAGGATGAAAGCTGTTGGTATTTGTGGAAGTGATGTTCATTACCTTAAG ACCATGAGATGTGCGGATTTTGTGGTGAAAGAACCGATGGTGATGGGACATGAATGTGCTGGGATCATTGAAGAAGTAGGTGAAGAAGTGAAACATCTAGTGGTTGGTGACCGTGTTGCTCTTGAACCTGGGATCAGTTGTTGGAGATGCAATCTCTGCAGGGAAGGAAGATACAACCTTTGTCCAGAGATGAAGTTCTTTGCAACCCCACCAGTTCATGGCTCTCTAGCTAACCAAGTAGTTCACCCTGCGGAGCTATGCTTCAAATTGCCTGAGAATGTGAGTTTGGAGGAAGGAGCAATGTGTGAACCACTAAGTGTTGGTGTGCATGCATGTCGTCGAGCTGAGGTCGGCCCTGAAACAAATGTCTTGGTAATGGGAGCTGGACCTATTGGCCTTGTCACCATGTTGGCCGCTCGGGCTTTCGGTGTGCCTAGAATTGTTATTGTGGATGTTGATGAGAACCGTTTATCTGTAGCCAAACAGCTCGGTGCAGATGGGATTGTTCAAGTGACAACAAGCTTAGAG GATGTTGGTTCTGAGGTTGAACAAATCCAGAAAGCTATGGGGTCAAACATTGATGTGACATTCGATTGTGCGGGTTTTAACAAAACCATGTCGACAGCATTAGCAGCCACTCGGTGTGGTGGTAAAGTCTGTCTTGTTGGAATGGGTCATGGTATAATGACTGTCCCTCTCACTCCTGCAGCTGCAAG GGAGGTAGATGTGGTAGGTGTATTCAGGTACAAGAACACATGGCCTTTGTGTCTTGAGTTCCTGACAAGTGGTAAGATTGATGTAAAGCCACTCATAACCCACAGATTCGGTTTCTCTCAGAAGGAAGTGGAAGACGCCTTTGAAACCAGTGCTCGTGGGAGCAATGCCATCAAAGTTATGTTCAATCTCTGA
- the LOC104761202 gene encoding zinc finger CCCH domain-containing protein 63, with amino-acid sequence MDFDLNGGNKRVFNRLGGGGGGGGGGSNRSMAPTDTRQKVCFHWRAGRCNRSPCPYLHRELPGPGPGQGQGPGYTNKRVAEESGFAGPSHRRGPGFNGNSSSSWGRFGGNRTVTKTEKVCNFWVDGNCSYGDKCRYLHCWSKGDSFSLLTQLDGHEKLVSGIALPSGSDKLYTGSKDESLRVWDCASGQCTGVLKLGGEVGCVLSEGPWLLVGMPNLVKAWNIETNADQSLNGPVGQVYSLVVGTDLLFAGTQDGSILAWRYNTATNCFEPAASLTGHTLAVVTLYVGANRLYSGSMDKSIKVWSLDNLQCIQTLTDHTSVVMSLICWDQFLLSCSLDNTVKIWAAGEGGNLEVTYTHKEEHGVLALCGVHDAEAKPVLLCSCNDNTLRLYDLPSFTERGKIFAKQEIRAIQIGPGGIFFTGDGTGQVKVWKWCTEPTTASS; translated from the exons atggaTTTTGATTTGAACGGAGGAAACAAACGAGTCTTCAATAGACTCGGCGGCGGCGGAGGCGGTGGTGGCGGTGGGTCAAATCGTTCGATGGCACCAACGGATACAAGACAAAAGGTTTGTTTCCATTGGCGAGCTGGGCGTTGTAATCGTTCTCCTTGCCCTTATCTACATAGAGAATTACCGGGTCCTGGTCCGGGTCAAGGTCAGGGTCCGGGTTATACGAACAAAAGGGTAGCTGAGGAATCTGGTTTTGCGGGTCCGAGTCACCGGAGAGGACCTGGGTTTAATGGGAACTCGAGTAGTAGCTGGGGGAGGTTTGGTGGGAACAGAACGGTGACGAAGACTGAGAAAGTTTGCAACTTTTGGGTAGATGGGAATTGCAGTTATGGTGATAAATGTAGATACTTGCATTGTTGGAGTAAAGGAGATAGCTTCTCGTTGTTGACTCAGCTTGATGGTCATGAGAAGCTTGTTAGTGGTATTGCTTTGCCTTCTGGCTCTGATAAGCTTTATACTGGGAGTAAAGATGAGTCCTTGCGTGTTTGGGATTGTGCTTCTGGACAG TGTACAGGAGTACTCAAACTTGGTGGGGAAGTTGGCTGTGTGCTTAGTGAAGGGCCGTGGCTATTGGTTGGCATGCCAAATCTTGTTAAG GCGTGGAATATTGAAACCAATGCAGACCAGAGTCTAAATGGACCTGTTGGCCAAGTCTATTCTCTTGTTGTGGGAACTGATCTTCTCTTCGCTGGTACACAG GATGGCTCTATTTTGGCATGGAGATATAATACTGCCACTAACTGCTTTGAACCAGCGGCGTCACTGACAGGCCACACACTTGCAGTTGTTACATTATATGTTGGGGCAAACAGACTTTATTCGGGTTCCATGGACAAATCTATAAAA GTTTGGAGCTTGGATAATCTTCAGTGTATACAAACACTCACGGATCATACATCAGTTGTGATGTCTCTCATTTGCTGGGATCAGTTTCTCTTGTCTTGTTCATTGGACAACACTGTTAAG ATATGGGCTGCAGGCGAAGGTGGCAACTTGGAAGTGACATACACTCACAAAGAAGAACAT GGAGTGTTAGCTCTATGTGGTGTACATGATGCAGAAGCCAAGCCAGTTTTGTTATGCTCTTGCAACGACAATACCTTGCGCCTCTACGACTTACCATC ATTTACGGAGAGGGGAAAAATCTTTGCAAAGCAAGAGATACGAGCGATCCAGATAGGTCCCGGGGGCATATTTTTCACGGGTGACGGCACTGGTCAAGTTAAAGTGTGGAAATGGTGCACTGAACCAACCACGGCTTCGTCTTGA
- the LOC104761204 gene encoding dehydration-responsive element-binding protein 1D-like produces MNPFSSAFSDSFLSVPDHRSPVSDSSECSPKLASSCPKKRAGRKKFRETRHPIYRGVRQRNSGKWVCEVREPNKKSRIWLGTFPTVEMAARAHDVAALALRGRSACLNFADSAWRLRIPETTCPKEIQKAAAEAAMAFQNESVTAEGSQTAAETEAVREGERRMVMEEQSSSVFYMDEEEVLGMPNFFENMAEGMLLPPPEVGWNLNDVDGDADMSLWNFND; encoded by the coding sequence atgaatCCTTTTTCTTCTGCTTTCTCGGACTCGTTCCTCTCAGTACCCGATCATAGGTCTCCGGTTTCAGACAGTAGTGAGTGTTCACCAAAGCTAGCTTCGAGTTGTCCTAAGAAACGAGCTGGGAGGAAGAAGTTTCGTGAGACGCGTCATCCGATTTACAGAGGAGTTCGTCAGAGGAACTCTGGCAAATGGGTTTGTGAGGTTAGAGAGCCTAACAAGAAATCTAGGATTTGGTTAGGGACTTTTCCAACGGTTGAAATGGCTGCTCGTGCTCACGACGTTGCTGCTTTGGCTCTCCGTGGTCGCTCTGCTTGTCTCAATTTCGCTGATTCTGCTTGGCGGCTTCGTATCCCTGAGACTACTTGTCCTAAGGAGATTCAGAAAGCGGCGGCTGAAGCTGCGATGGCGTTTCAGAATGAGAGTGTGACTGCGGAGGGATCGCAAACTGCGGCGGAAACGGAGGCTGTGAGGGAAGGGGAGAGGAGAATGGTAATGGAGGAGCAGAGTAGTAGTGTGTTTTATATGGATGAAGAGGAAGTTTTGGGGATGCCCAACTTTTTTGAGAATATGGCTGAGGGGATGCTTTTGCCCCCGCCGGAAGTTGGCTGGAACCTTAACGACGTTGACGGTGATGCTGACATGTCACTTTGGAACTTTAACGAttga
- the LOC104761207 gene encoding importin subunit alpha-8-like encodes MSRKTEVEEVSQAMIDGVMSDDLSLQFESTAKIRSILSRRDITIPCEALIRSGVVPRLVQFLYKEEYPRLQYEAAWVLTNIATEKPNELVDHDAIRILIQLVDSPKGYVREQAIWALGNVAGHSTKYRDFVLQLGVLMPLLILLCMGNSLRIGTWTLCNLFCGKPPPTFDQMKLALPALDQLLHSNDEEVVKNACLALSDISNDSEDGIQSLIEADIVSKLVQFLKHPSTAVLVNALLTIGTITAGNNQQTQSVVNCGALPFLSNLLTRNYEKDIKKSACWVISNITAGTVEQIQSVIDENLIPTLVNLAQSADIGIKKEAVWAVLGVVVCGSLDQIKYMVEQSCIKPLCDILVCPDLRTILLSKCLDGLENILKAGEAVPSVRDRNRYALLIEGAEGVEKIEDLQSHENSEISLKALKILERYWLVEDDENKVYQSDDSVGS; translated from the exons ATGTCGCGGAAAACAGAG GTGGAAGAAGTTTCACAAGCTATGATCGATGGTGTTATGTCAGATGATCTTTCATTACAGTTTGAATCTACTGCCAAGATCAGAAGTATTCTATCacgga GAGATATAACTATTCCTTGTGAAGCTCTTATACGATCTGGAGTTGTGCCTCGTCTCGTTCAGTTTCTTTACAAGGAAGAATACCCTAGGCTTCAA TATGAGGCAGCTTGGGTTCTCACAAACATTGCTACTGAAAAACCGAATGAGCTAGTTGATCACGACGCTATTCGAATCTTAATTCAGCTTGTTGATTCTCCTAAAGGTTATGTCCGTGAGCAG GCTATATGGGCACTGGGTAACGTTGCTGGTCATTCAACAAAGTACCGTGACTTTGTTCTTCAGTTAGGGGTATTGATGCCACTGTTAATTCTTCTGTGCATGGGCAATTCGCTCAGGATTGGCACTTGGACTTTGTGTAACTTGTTTTGTGGCAAACCTCCCCCGACCTTCGATCAG ATGAAACTTGCTCTCCCTGCACttgatcaacttcttcattcAAACGATGAAGAAGTCGTGAAAAATGCTTGCTTGGCACTATCTGATATCTCTAATGATTCTGAAGATGGTATCCAAAGTTTGATTGAGGCTGACATTGTCTCAAAACTAGTTCAATTTCTCAA aCACCCTTCTACAGCTGTGCTTGTTAATGCACTTCTTACCATTGGGACTATAACTGCTGGAAATAATCAGCAAACACAG TCTGTGGTCAATTGCGGTGCTTTACCATTTCTTTCCAACTTACTTACTCGAAACTATGAGAAAGACATAAAGAAGAGTGCTTGCTGGGTGATTTCAAACATCACTGCAGGCACTGTAGAACAAATTCAG TCAGTGATTGATGAAAATTTGATTCCAACCTTGGTCAATCTGGCTCAAAGTGCTGATATTGGCATAAAGAAAGAAGCTGTATGGGCAGTTTTAGGTGTGGTCGTATGTGGTTCTCTTGATCAAATCAA ATACATGGTGGAGCAGAGTTGCATAAAACCTTTATGCGATATTCTAGTATGTCCAGATCTAAGAACCATCTTACTCTCAAAGTGTCTGGATGGGTTAGAAAACATTTTGAAGGCCGGAGAGGCTGTACCGAGTGTAAGAGACAGGAACCGTTATGCTCTGCTGATTGAAGGTGCGGAAGGGGTAGAAAAGATTGAGGACCTGCAAAGCCATGAAAACAGTGAGATCAGCCTGAAGGCTTTGAAGATTCTGGAGAGATATTGGCTtgtagaagatgatgagaacAAAGTGTACCAAAGTGATGATTCAGTTGGATCTTAG
- the LOC104761206 gene encoding uncharacterized protein LOC104761206: protein MSLFCNSIETLYPKPFLSHKSHFFTFSDSKFRNPKLVTFPLRRLRPIKSCLKSASSSEIDLVRNKEGVFAPKEKKVVVLWDLDNKPPRGPPYEAARALRKVAEKLGRVVEISAYANRHAFIHLPHWVVEERRQRRNLDFMERKGEVTPVEPYICGVCGRKCKTNLDLKKHFKQLHERERQKKVNRMRSLKGKKRQKFKERYVSGNEKYNEAARRLLTPKVGYGLEAELRRAGVYVKTVEDKPQAADWAVKRQIQHSMTRGIDWLVLVSDDKDFSDMLRKAREADLGTLVVSDRDRALGRHADLWVPWIGVEKGEIGEKDLIPGKRPRFEEDEVGFSGGDELFSLSYDEGERAEMTVESDGFGRFNVSAFAEDEWVEDEGDFALSDSDDDSDDELGF from the coding sequence ATGAGTTTGTTCTGTAATTCAATTGAGACCCTTTATCCAAAACCTTTCCTTTCCCACAAATCTCacttcttcaccttctccgaCTCCAAATTCCGAAACCCTAAACTCGTCACCTTCCCACTCCGCCGTCTACGTCCGATCAAATCATGTCTCAAATCAGCATCTTCATCAGAAATCGACTTGGTGAGAAACAAAGAAGGTGTCTTTGCTCcaaaggagaagaaagttgTAGTCTTGTGGGACTTAGACAACAAACCACCACGAGGTCCACCGTACGAAGCAGCTAGAGCTCTCCGTAAAGTCGCGGAGAAGCTCGGCCGAGTCGTTGAGATCTCCGCTTACGCAAATCGGCATGCTTttatccatttgcctcattggGTCGTCGAAGAGAGACGTCAAAGGAGGAATCTTGATTTCATGGAGAGGAAAGGAGAAGTGACTCCGGTCGAGCCTTACATATGTGGAGTATGTGGTCGGAAGTGTAAAACGAATCTTGATTTGAAGAAACATTTCAAGCAGCttcatgagagagagagacagaagaaAGTGAATAGGATGAGGTCTTTGAAAGGTAAGAAACGTCAGAAGTTTAAAGAACGTTATGTTTCAGGGAATGAGAAGTATAATGAAGCGGCGAGGAGGTTGTTGACTCCTAAAGTTGGATATGGTTTAGAGGCTGAGCTACGGCGAGCTGGGGTTTATGTGAAGACTGTGGAGGATAAGCCACAAGCGGCTGATTGGGCTGTGAAGAGACAGATACAGCATTCTATGACTAGAGGGATTGATTggttggttttggtttctgaTGATAAGGACTTTTCTGATATGTTGAGGAAAGCTAGGGAGGCTGATCTTGGGACATTGGTTGTTAGTGATAGGGATAGAGCTTTGGGAAGGCATGCTGATTTGTGGGTGCCTTGGATTGGTGTGGAGAAGGGAGAGATAGGTGAGAAAGATTTGATTCCAGGGAAGAGACCACGGTTTGAGGAGGATGAGGTGGGATTTAGCGGTGGTGAtgagttgttttctttgtcGTATGATGAGGGTGAGAGGGCGGAGATGACAGTGGAGAGTGATGGGTTTGGGAGGTTTAATGTGTCAGCGTTTGCGGAAGATGAATGGGTGGAGGATGAAGGAGACTTTGCGTTGagtgatagtgatgatgatagtgaCGATGAGCTTGGTTTCTGA
- the LOC104761208 gene encoding ethylene-responsive transcription factor ERF025-like — MSNTKSPTTGNQETTTSSREVSIALPSKPSDQSTQSSPSSSSSPRPSSLTSAGGSPARRTGTGLSGKHSFFRGIRLRNGKWVSEIREPRKTTRIWLGTYPVPEMAAAAYDVAALALKGSDAVLNFPGLALTYVPPVSNSAADIRAAASKAAEMKQPDPGEAEKVLDPTGQPGKEEEVVVVEVEEGFEFMDEEEMLNMPTLLTEMAEGMLMSPPRMMITPTVDDDSPENHHGANLWSYK, encoded by the coding sequence ATGTCGAATACTAAATCTCCGACCACCGGGAATCAAGAAACTACGACGTCGTCTCGTGAAGTATCAATCGCATTGCCTTCGAAACCTTCTGATCAGTCTACTCAATCCTctccaagttcttcttcttcaccgagACCGTCTTCTCTCACCTCCGCCGGTGGATCTCCGGCCAGGAGAACGGGGACTGGATTATCCGGGAAGCACTCTTTCTTCAGGGGAATACGGCTACGAAACGGGAAATGGGTATCGGAGATCAGAGAGCCACGTAAAACGACGAGGATATGGCTCGGGACTTATCCGGTACCGGAGATGGCTGCAGCGGCTTACGACGTGGCGGCTTTAGCTTTAAAAGGCTCCGACGCCGTTTTGAATTTTCCTGGTTTGGCTTTGACTTACGTGCCTCCGGTTTCGAACTCTGCTGCGGATATAAGAGCGGCTGCTAGCAAAGCAGCGGAGATGAAGCAGCCGGATCCGGGTGAAGCTGAGAAGGTATTGGATCCGACGGGTCAACCCgggaaagaggaagaagtagtagtagtagaagtaGAAGAAGGGTTTGAGTTTATGGATGAGGAAGAGATGTTGAATATGCCGACTTTGTTGACGGAGATGGCTGAAGGTATGTTGATGAGTCCACCGAGAATGATGATAACTCCGACGGTGGATGATGATTCGCCGGAGAATCATCATGGAGCTAATCTTTGgagttacaaataa